A single genomic interval of Musa acuminata AAA Group cultivar baxijiao chromosome BXJ3-4, Cavendish_Baxijiao_AAA, whole genome shotgun sequence harbors:
- the LOC103982806 gene encoding 14 kDa proline-rich protein DC2.15: protein MASKFSASLAVFLTLNLLFFNLIAACGGGRGGGGGGGGGGGGGGGGTPYTPKPSPCSRPTPTPSPIPPSPGGEAKCPRDTLKLAACANVLNGLINATVAQPPKEPCCSLIEGLVDLEVAVCLCTAIKANILGININLPIDLSLLVNFCGKNVPKGFQCP, encoded by the coding sequence ATGGCCTCCAAGTTCTCGGCTTCCCTTGCTGTCTTCCTGACCCTCAACCTCCTCTTCTTCAACCTCATCGCTGCCTGTGGCGGTGGCCGCgggggtggcggtggcggcggcggtggtggtggtggtggcggcggcggcaccccGTACACGCCGAAGCCAAGCCCGTGCTCCAGGCCGACCCCCACACCGAGCCCCATCCCACCGAGCCCCGGAGGGGAAGCCAAGTGCCCGCGAGACACGCTCAAGCTCGCCGCCTGCGCCAATGTTCTCAACGGCCTGATCAACGCGACGGTGGCACAGCCGCCCAAGGAGCCCTGCTGCAGCCTCATCGAAGGGCTGGTCGACCTCGAGGTCGCCGTGTGCCTTTGCACCGCCATCAAGGCCAACATCCTGGGCATCAACATCAACCTCCCCATCGACCTCAGCCTGCTCGTCAACTTCTGCGGGAAGAACGTCCCCAAGGGCTTCCAGTGCCCGTAG
- the LOC103982805 gene encoding probable trehalose-phosphate phosphatase G has product MDLKVTHSSTILTDRTHACNSRLCLPPIVSPISPTASAYPSSTLYPTFQRRKAGMLNESHDGACLDAMKSSSPPHIKLNKDFISDLAIGKNDAAYDAWMMKCPSALSSFKQITNHAKYKKIVLFLDYDGTLSHIVDNPEHAFMSNAMRTAVKNVAKYFSTAIVSGRSCHKVYKFVKLGELYYAGSHGMDIMGPVIKNESISDIPGCTISIEEQGNEVILFQPAKEFLLMINEVQSFLKVVTKDIEGVIVESNKFCVSVHYRLVDEKDWPKVVHCVHHVLKDYPHLQVTHGRRVLEVRPIIDWNKGKAVEFLLEYLGLRTSDAVLPIYVGDDRTDEDAFKILREGKCGYGILVTSVPKQTNAVFSLRDPTEVKKFLKLLVKWKKLETS; this is encoded by the exons ATGGATTTGAAGGTTACTCATAGTTCAACCATTCTTACGGATCGTACACATGCATGCAATTCAAGACTGTGTTTGCCGCCCATTGTGTCACCAATTTCTCCTACAGCATCAGCATATCCTTCTTCTACTTTGTACCCAACATTTCAGAGAAGAAAAGCCGGTATGCTCAATGAATCCCATGATGGTGCTTGCCTGGATGCGATGAAATCGTCATCTCCTCCTCACATTAAACTAAACAAGGACTTCATCTCTGACCTTGCAATTGGTAAAAATGATGCTGCATATGATGCCTGGATG ATGAAGTGTCCATCGGCTTTATCTTCTTTCAAACAAATTACTAATCATGCAAAATATAAGAAGATTGTGTTGTTTTTGGACTATGACGGAACTCTTTCACATATAGTGGATAACCCAGAACATGCTTTTATGTCCAATGCG ATGCGTACTGCTGTGAAGAATGTTGCTAAATACTTCTCGACTGCAATTGTTAGTGGAAGGTCTTGCCATAAG GTTTACAAGTTTGTTAAGCTAGGTGAACTATATTATGCTGGTAGTCATGGAATGGACATAATGGGCCCTGTGATAAAAAATGAATCCATCAGTGACATCCCAGGATGCACTATTTCTATTGAGGAACAG GGAAACGAAGTAATACTCTTCCAGCCTGCTAAAGAGTTCTTACTGATGATCAATGAG GTTCAAAGCTTCCTTAAAGTGGTCACTAAAGATATTGAAGGTGTCATTGTCGAGAGCAACAAATTCTGTGTTTCTGTACATTATCGCCTTGTAGACGAGAAG GATTGGCCCAAGGTTGTGCATTGTGTGCATCACGTCCTGAAGGACTACCCTCATTTGCAAGTCACCCATGGGCGCAGG GTTTTAGAAGTTCGTCCCATCATTGATTGGAACAAAGGAAAGGCTGTTGAATTCCTGCTTGAATACCTTGGTCTGAGAACATCTGACGCTGTTCTTCCGATATACGTTGGTGATGATCGTACTGATGAGGATGCATTTAAG ATCCTGAGGGAAGGTAAATGTGGATATGGAATTCTAGTGACATCTGTGCCGAAACAGACCAATGCCGTCTTCTCTCTGAGAGACCCTACTGAG GTGAAAAAGTTTCTCAAGTTACTGGTGAAGTGGAAGAAGTTGGAAACATCATGA
- the LOC135635925 gene encoding plasmodesmata-located protein 8-like isoform X1: MFLNKLHISCLFFFLTLLFPHSTKQSAKAASFIYSGCSPSKYDPNGPFQNNLTPLLTSIVSGAAQASYNSYKSGDDSSGAAAYGLYQCRNDLSSDDCSNCVQSAVSQLNLVCADSLAASLQLEGCFVRYSNEDFLGKSDTTMTYRKCSTSRSDDAEFFRRRDDVLADLQNGVSYRTSSSGTVQGYAQCLGDLGAADCSACLAQAVGQLKNACGSALAADVYLAQCYARYWASGHYFRSSADYSDDDIGRTVAIIVGILAGLALIVVFISFLRKTCKFSLSPLPLSLLSLPIRFSSLINYFFLHAG, translated from the exons ATGTTCCTTAACAAGCTCCACATTAgctgcctcttcttcttcttgacccTCCTCTTCCCTCACAGCACCAAGCAATCAGCCAAAGCTGCCTCCTTTATCTACTCAGGCTGCTCTCCATCCAAATATGACCCCAACGGCCCCTTCCAGAACAACCTCACGCCGCTCCTCACCTCGATCGTGTCTGGCGCCGCGCAGGCCTCCTACAACAGCTACAAGTCAGGCGACGACTCCAGCGGCGCGGCCGCCTACGGCCTCTACCAGTGCCGTAACGACCTGAGCTCCGATGACTGCTCCAACTGCGTGCAGAGCGCGGTCAGCCAGCTCAACCTGGTCTGCGCCGACTCCCTCGCGGCCTCGCTGCAGCTGGAAGGCTGCTTCGTGCGGTACAGCAACGAGGACTTCCTGGGGAAGTCGGACACCACCATGACATACCGCAAGTGCAGCACGAGCAGGAGCGACGACGCGGAGTTCTTCCGGCGGCGGGATGACGTGCTGGCCGACCTCCAGAACGGGGTGAGCTACCGGACGAGCAGCTCCGGCACGGTGCAGGGTTACGCGCAGTGCCTGGGCGATCTGGGCGCCGCCGACTGCTCTGCGTGCCTGGCGCAGGCGGTGGGGCAGCTGAAGAATGCGTGCGGGTCGGCGCTCGCGGCCGACGTCTACTTGGCTCAGTGCTACGCTAGATACTGGGCTTCCGGTCACTACTTCCGGTCCTCCGCAG ATTACTCGGATGATGACATCGGAAGGACTGTGGCTATCATTGTCGGCATCTTGGCAGGATTGGCTCTCATCGTAGTTTTCATTTCTTTTCTCAGGAAAACATGCAAGTTCTCCTTATCCCCACTCCCCCTCTCCCTGCTCTCACTCCCTATTAGGTTCTCCTCCCTAATAAATTACTTCTTCCTACACGCAGGCTAG
- the LOC135635925 gene encoding plasmodesmata-located protein 8-like isoform X2: MFLNKLHISCLFFFLTLLFPHSTKQSAKAASFIYSGCSPSKYDPNGPFQNNLTPLLTSIVSGAAQASYNSYKSGDDSSGAAAYGLYQCRNDLSSDDCSNCVQSAVSQLNLVCADSLAASLQLEGCFVRYSNEDFLGKSDTTMTYRKCSTSRSDDAEFFRRRDDVLADLQNGVSYRTSSSGTVQGYAQCLGDLGAADCSACLAQAVGQLKNACGSALAADVYLAQCYARYWASGHYFRSSADYSDDDIGRTVAIIVGILAGLALIVVFISFLRKTC, translated from the exons ATGTTCCTTAACAAGCTCCACATTAgctgcctcttcttcttcttgacccTCCTCTTCCCTCACAGCACCAAGCAATCAGCCAAAGCTGCCTCCTTTATCTACTCAGGCTGCTCTCCATCCAAATATGACCCCAACGGCCCCTTCCAGAACAACCTCACGCCGCTCCTCACCTCGATCGTGTCTGGCGCCGCGCAGGCCTCCTACAACAGCTACAAGTCAGGCGACGACTCCAGCGGCGCGGCCGCCTACGGCCTCTACCAGTGCCGTAACGACCTGAGCTCCGATGACTGCTCCAACTGCGTGCAGAGCGCGGTCAGCCAGCTCAACCTGGTCTGCGCCGACTCCCTCGCGGCCTCGCTGCAGCTGGAAGGCTGCTTCGTGCGGTACAGCAACGAGGACTTCCTGGGGAAGTCGGACACCACCATGACATACCGCAAGTGCAGCACGAGCAGGAGCGACGACGCGGAGTTCTTCCGGCGGCGGGATGACGTGCTGGCCGACCTCCAGAACGGGGTGAGCTACCGGACGAGCAGCTCCGGCACGGTGCAGGGTTACGCGCAGTGCCTGGGCGATCTGGGCGCCGCCGACTGCTCTGCGTGCCTGGCGCAGGCGGTGGGGCAGCTGAAGAATGCGTGCGGGTCGGCGCTCGCGGCCGACGTCTACTTGGCTCAGTGCTACGCTAGATACTGGGCTTCCGGTCACTACTTCCGGTCCTCCGCAG ATTACTCGGATGATGACATCGGAAGGACTGTGGCTATCATTGTCGGCATCTTGGCAGGATTGGCTCTCATCGTAGTTTTCATTTCTTTTCTCAGGAAAACAT GCTAG
- the LOC135635924 gene encoding asparaginyl endopeptidase Rep2-like — translation MHYPQRLISAGLIKEKGGNIFRNWSFIFEKLSGFSPSSAVKAPFEVVDKPSNAARVPRDPPLSPRVLLHGACVWDTGAGGGGGRKAPLRPTHLLVPRPPLLSRTVVSFSSRDMAYMVRSFSLIGRLLFSSTLLWASLFATPGPRTVTAGRAVGQWDPTIRLPKERAGLDGLGGGVDEKEQEDEETSGTRWALLVAGSSGYGNYRHQADVCHAYQLLRRGGLKEENIVVMMYDDIANSPLNPRPGVIINHPQGHDVYAGVPKDYTGKQVTSKNLYAVLLGIKSAVTGGSGKVIDSKPNDRIFIYFSDHGGPGVLGMPNMPYLYAVDFIEVLKKKHAMNSYKEMVIYVEACESGSIFEGLMPKDLNIYVTTASNAEESSWGTYCPGMDPPPPPEYITCLGDLYSVAWMEDSETHNLKEETVSKQYEAVKVRTSNYNTYSVGSHVMEYGDKNIKPEKLYLYQGFDPANANITENGLSQRMQMGTINQRDADLLFLWKRYERLAESSEDKRRTVMEITETMMHRTHLDRSIDLIGKLIFGSNSGPAILRAVRPSGQALVDDWDCLKSMVRSFESHCGSLTQYGMKHMRAFANICNRGISRDAIKEASASACGNYNSAMWSSSMRGYSA, via the exons ATGCATTATCCTCAGCGTTTGATTTCTGCTGGTTTAATCAAAGAAAAAGGTGGAAATATTTTTCGTAATTGGTCATTTATTTTTGAGAAGCTCTCGGGATTCTCCCCATCCTCGGCTGTCAAGGCACCTTTTGAAGTGGTAGATAAGCCGAGCAACGCGGCGCGGGTCCCACGCGACCCGCCGCTGTCCCCACGTGTCTTGCTGCATGGCGCCTGTGTCTGGGACACGggcgcaggcggcggcggcgggcggAAGGCGCCGCTCCGCCCAACCCACCTATTAGTTCCCCGTCCCCCGCTGCTCTCTCGCACTGTTGTATCTTTTTCCTCTCGTGATATGGCATACATGGTGCGGAGCTTCTCGCTGATCGGGCGGCTGCTCTTCTCGTCGACGCTGCTTTGGGCCTCGTTGTTTGCCACACCCGGGCCCAGGACGGTCACCGCCGGCCGTGCTGTGGGCCAATGGGACCCCACGATTAGGTTGCCGAAGGAGCGGGCCGGGCTCGATGGCCTCGGCGGTGGCGTAGACGAGAAGGAACAAGAGGACGAGGAAACGAGCGGGACGAGGTGGGCGCTGCTCGTCGCCGGTTCCTCTGGTTACGGCAACTACCGCCATCAG GCAGATGTGTGCCACGCTTACCAGCTGCTGAGGAGAGGAGGGCTGAAGGAGGAGAACATAGTGGTGATGATGTACGACGACATCGCCAACAGCCCGCTCAATCCCAGGCCTGGGGTCATCATCAACCATCCCCAGGGCCATGACGTCTACGCCGGCGTCCCCAag GATTACACAGGGAAACAAGTGACTTCTAAGAACCTGTATGCAGTGCTCTTGGGGATTAAGAGTGCAGTCACAGGTGGAAGTGGAAAGGTTATCGATAGCAAACCCAATGATCGAATATTCATATACTTTTCAGACCATGGAGGCCCTGGTGTTCTCG GCATGCCAAACATGCCGTATCTTTACGCTGTTGATTTTATCGAGGTGTTGAAGAAGAAACATGCAATGAATAGCTACAAGGAGATG GTTATCTATGTGGAAGCATGTGAGAGTGGCAGTATCTTTGAAGGTCTAATGCCAAAGGATCTAAATATCTATGTAACAACAGCATCAAATGCAGAGGAGAGCAGTTGGGGTACGTACTGCCCGGGAAtggatcctcctccacctcctgagTATATTACCTGCCTTGGAGACTTATATAGTGTGGCATGGATGGAAGACAG TGAAACTCACAATCTGAAGGAGGAGACTGTAAGCAAGCAATATGAAGCG GTGAAGGTGAGAACATCAAATTACAACACATACAGTGTAGGCTCCCATGTGATGGAGTATGGAGACAAGAACATCAAACCTGAGAAGCTCTATCTTTACCAAGGCTTCGATCCCGCTAACGCTAATATAACCGAGAATGGACTTTCACAAAGGATGCAGATGGGAACCATCAATCAGAGGGATGCTGATCTTCTCTTCTTGTGGAAGAGA TATGAACGGTTGGCTGAAAGCTCAGAAGACAAGAGGAGAACCGTCATGGAGATTACAGAAACGATGATGCACAGAACGCACCTTGACCGTAGTATCGACTTGATCGGGAAGTTAATTTTTGGGTCAAACAGTGGCCCTGCCATCCTCAGGGCTGTGAGACCATCTGGCCAAGCTTTGGTTGACGATTGGGATTGTTTGAAGTCAATG GTTCGATCATTCGAGTCTCACTGTGGATCGCTCACACAGTATGGCATGAAACACATGCGGGCGTTCGCAAACATATGCAACAGAGGTATCTCCAGGGACGCGATCAAGGAAGCCAGTGCCAGCGCCTGTGGGAACTATAATTCGGCAATGTGGAGCTCATCGATGCGTGGTTACAGCGCCTGA
- the LOC103982802 gene encoding 21 kDa protein-like, which produces MNACVSCARRSICNEAMAFRSGSLVALIFLVALAVSAGTCSAARPEPYGGKNLNFIRSSCGATQYPSLCFSSLSAYASTIQRSPVHLAQAALSVSLTGARTTAATITKLLKGSGAAVGAREAEAMNDCLENMGNSVEELRDSLKEMGHLKGKDLRLRVNDMQTWVSSALTDENTCMEGLPTTASMKVGVRGTIRGEIVKAVQLTSNALSLINGLSGV; this is translated from the coding sequence ATGAACGCTTGTGTTTCCTGTGCGAGAAGATCCATCTGCAACGAAGCCATGGCATTCCGAAGCGGCTCTCTCGTTGCTCTCATCTTCCTTGTAGCATTGGCTGTCAGTGCCGGCACTTGTTCTGCGGCGAGACCTGAACCCTACGGCGGGAAGAACCTGAACTTCATCCGCTCTTCCTGCGGCGCGACGCAGTACCCGAGCCTCTGCTTCAGCTCTCTGTCAGCGTACGCGAGCACGATCCAGAGGAGCCCGGTTCATCTGGCTCAGGCGGCGCTCTCGGTGAGCCTGACCGGCGCGCGCACCACCGCCGCCACCATCACCAAGCTGCTCAAAGGCAGCGGGGCCGCGGTGGGCGCCAGGGAGGCGGAGGCCATGaacgactgcttggagaacatgggCAACTCGGTGGAGGAGCTCCGGGACTCGCTCAAGGAGATGGGGCATCTCAAGGGCAAGGACCTGCGGCTCCGCGTCAACGACATGCAGACGTGGGTGAGCTCCGCGTTGACCGATGAGAACACTTGCATGGAAGGCCTTCCCACCACCGCCAGCATGAAGGTTGGTGTGCGAGGCACCATCAGAGGCGAGATCGTGAAGGCCGTGCAGCTGACGAGCAACGCCTTGTCATTGATCAACGGCCTCTCCGGCGTTTAG
- the LOC135637109 gene encoding NADPH-dependent aldehyde reductase 1, chloroplastic-like, producing the protein MKAGSSIINTTSVNAYKGNAKLLDYTSTKGAIVAFTRALALQLVERGIHVNGVAPGPVWTPLIPASFPQEQVANFGKQVPMGRAGQPIEIAPSFVFLAATPDSSYITGQVIHPNGGPVVNG; encoded by the exons ATGAAGGCCGGAAGTAGCATCATCAACACCACGTCGGTGAACGCCTACAAGGGTAACGCCAAGCTGCTGGACTACACGTCCACCAAGGGCGCTATCGTGGCCTTCACCAGGGCGCTGGCGCTGCAACTGGTGGAGCGGGGCATCCACGTCAACGGCGTGGCGCCGGGCCCGGTGTGGACGCCGCTGATACCGGCCTCCTTCCCCCAAGAACAGGTGGCCAACTTTGGGAAGCAAGTGCCGATGGGGAGAGCCGGGCAACCCATCGAGATCGCCCCTTCGTTCGTCTTCCTTGCAGCTACTCCAGACTCTTCCTACATAACAGGGCAAGTCATCCACCCCAATG GCGGACCTGTAGTGAATGGTTGA
- the LOC103982800 gene encoding probable methyltransferase PMT18 produces the protein MAKDNSGSLKIHPSESKRRRVTYIFSVSGLCVLFYILGAWQNSTTPTLNQRSDLASKVECDNDFPRSTESLSTSSSSEGETLDFQAHHQLSFNDTFMVTEKFPPCALNFSEYTPCQDLTRCKKFARAMLAYRERHCPAQHELIRCLIPAPPKYKTPFKWPRSRDYAWYDNIPHRELSIEKAVQNWIQVEGDRFRFPGGGTMFPRGADVYIDDINALVSLTDGDIRTAIDTGCGVASWGAYLLKRDILTMSFAPRDTHEAQVQFALERGVPAMIGVMATQRLPYPARAFDMAHCSRCLIPWQDFDGLYLIEVDRVLRPGGYWILSGPPIRWKKYYVGWERTQEDLKQEQDSIEDVAKRLCWKKVIEKGDLAIWQKPINHADCIQSRRIYKTPHICKNDNADAAWYWKMEACITPLPEVSSSSEVAGGELQKWPQRAFAVPPRISKGTIPGLTVKKFEDDNTVWKERIEYYKRIIPPLSQGRYRNAMDMNAYLGGFAAALMDYPIWVMNVVPANSDYDTLGVIYERGFIGTYQDWCEAFSTYPRTYDLIHASAIFSIYQDRCGDITYILLEMDRILRPEGTVIVRDTVDVLTKVQGIAERMRWKCKIVDHESGPFNPEKILFAVKTYWTAAPSTQQ, from the exons ATGGCCAAAGACAATTCTGGATCTCTAAAGATCCACCCGTCGGAATCGAAGAGGCGTCGTGTAACCTATATCTTCTCTGTGAGTGGCCTCTGTGTTCTGTTCTACATTCTTGGGGCTTGGCAGAACAGCACTACACCCACCTTGAATCAGAGATCCGATTTGGCGTCGAAAGTTGAATGCGACAATGACTTCCCTCGATCCACCGAGTCATTATCCACCTCCTCGTCATCAGAGGGTGAAACCCTCGATTTCCAAGCTCACCATCAGCTAAGCTTCAATGATACGTTCATGGTGACGGAGAAATTCCCACCTTGTGCTCTGAACTTCAGCGAGTACACACCCTGCCAAGACCTAACCAGGTGTAAGAAGTTCGCGAGGGCGATGCTAGCGTACCGAGAGCGACACTGTCCTGCACAACATGAGCTCATCCGGTGCCTGATTCCTGCTCCACCAAAGTACAAAACACCCTTCAAATGGCCTCGGAGCAGAGACTACGCTTGGTATGACAACATTCCTCACAGGGAGCTGAGCATCGAGAAGGCTGTTCAGAACTGGATCCAGGTCGAAGGCGACCGGTTCAGATTCCCCGGAGGTGGCACCATGTTCCCGCGTGGTGCCGACGTTTATATCGATGACATAAATGCTCTCGTCTCACTGACTGATGGCGATATCAGGACTGCCATCGACACAGGCTGCGGA GTTGCCAGTTGGGGAGCTTATCTTCTGAAGAGGGACATCCTAACAATGTCATTTGCACCAAGAGACACACATGAGGCGCAGGTGCAGTTCGCTCTGGAGCGGGGAGTTCCGGCCATGATTGGAGTGATGGCTACACAGAGGTTGCCGTACCCTGCGAGAGCATTTGATATGGCTCATTGTTCCCGGTGTTTGATTCCTTGGCAAGATTTTG ATGGCCTGTATCTGATTGAAGTTGACCGAGTTCTCAGACCTGGAGGTTACTGGATTCTCTCTGGTCCTCCAATTCGTTGGAAGAAGTACTATGTAGGCTGGGAGAGGACTCAAGAAGATCTAAAGCAAGAGCAAGATTCAATAGAGGACGTCGCCAAACGCCTTTGCTGGAAGAAAGTAATCGAGAAGGGCGATCTTGCGATTTGGCAGAAGCCCATCAACCATGCCGATTGCATCCAGAGCAGAAGGATCTACAAAACACCTCACATTTGCAAGAATGACAATGCTGATGCTGCCTG GTACTGGAAAATGGAGGCCTGCATCACCCCGTTACCAGAAGTAAGCAGTAGCAGCGAAGTAGCAGGTGGTGAACTCCAGAAATGGCCCCAGAGGGCATTTGCTGTGCCCCCAAGAATAAGCAAAGGTACAATCCCTGGCTTGACCGTGAAGAAATTTGAAGACGACAACACGGTGTGGAAAGAGCGGATAGAGTACTACAAGCGAATCATTCCGCCGTTGTCTCAAGGGCGATACCGAAATGCGATGGACATGAATGCCTACTTGGGTGGATTTGCAGCAGCTCTGATGGATTATCCCATCTGGGTGATGAATGTAGTCCCTGCAAATTCAGATTATGACACCCTTGGTGTGATCTATGAGAGGGGATTCATCGGTACATATCAGGACTGGTGTGAAGCCTTCTCAACTTATCCCAGAACTTATGATCTCATTCATGCTAGTGCCATTTTCAGCATTTATCAGGACAG GTGTGGTGACATAACATACATACTCTTGGAGATGGATAGGATACTGAGGCCGGAGGGAACAGTGATAGTCCGCGACACCGTGGACGTCCTCACGAAAGTTCAGgggattgcagagaggatgagatGGAAGTGTAAGATCGTGGATCATGAAAGTGGACCTTTCAACCCTGAGAAGATCCTTTTTGCTGTCAAGACTTACTGGACAGCTGCTCCTTCTACACAGCAGTAA
- the LOC135637108 gene encoding auxin-responsive protein SAUR32-like, translating into MRKNNEVDKKNNSHHHHHHGHLWTSLSFQLHMPHLGHDKEKAGMPPKGCMVMWVGQEGEEQQRFVVPVVYLNHPLFAKLLEEAEKEYGFDQKGAIVIPCGVDHFRHVQDLIDGEGGAAGAAPAAGHSRRHNDQHQNQHRHRPVINDHENERACAAAAAAAGGGHRHGDHHHHRQHSHHHLPHFAACFGA; encoded by the coding sequence ATGAGGAAGAACAACGAGGTGGACAAGAAGAATAAcagccatcaccaccaccaccacggccACCTGTGGACGTCGCTGAGCTTTCAGCTGCACATGCCACATCTGGGCCACGACAAGGAGAAGGCTGGGATGCCGCCCAAGGGTTGCATGGTGATGTGGGTTGGGCAGGAAGGGGAGGAGCAGCAGCGGTTCGTCGTGCCGGTGGTGTACCTCAACCACCCGCTCTTTGCGAAGCTGTTGGAGGAGGCAGAGAAGGAATATGGCTTCGACCAGAAGGGGGCAATCGTCATCCCCTGCGGCGTCGATCACTTCCGCCATGTGCAGGATCTCATCGATGGCGAGGGCGGCGCTGCCGGTGCTGCACCTGCTGCTGGCCATAGTCGTCGCCACAACGACCAGCACCAAAATCAGCACCGCCACAGGCCGGTTATTAACGACCACGAGAACGAGCGAGCctgtgctgctgctgccgctgccgctggcgGTGGTCATCGCCATGGCGATCATCATCATCACAGGCAACACAGTCATCACCACCTTCCCCACTTTGCTGCATGCTTTGGAGCGTGA